From Rutidosis leptorrhynchoides isolate AG116_Rl617_1_P2 chromosome 3, CSIRO_AGI_Rlap_v1, whole genome shotgun sequence, a single genomic window includes:
- the LOC139901723 gene encoding uncharacterized protein, whose product MKIILVLNQNNNEHNDEHNINDHYISALTPTAIANCIPCIEHLNGTNFASWKDQIKISLGITDLDYALRFDQPAPLTDETTVEQKRTYDIWERSNRMSLMIMKNSISPAIRRAIPDSENAKEFLEFVKKQFKGSSKSHASTLILKMLTTKYDGVSGVREHIMMTNDMASKLKGMDMEISEGFLVHFIMTSLPSQFGPFKINYNTQKEKWKMCELIAMCVEEEERLKIEKPDVAHLTTAKTTRKKVFKNNKGSKWEKGSSAKESSLKASASKRKETGPKCKFCKKHGHIQRECPKFREWLDKKGFLSKKQLQKGERIIKVGNGDELHVEAIGTLLLFLEGGFNLYLNNTLYVPLMTRNLISVSKLDRFGYVFKFGHNCLEVYFDSHIVGTGSLENDLYKLHLDNNFAESLLTMDVNVIANGKRKKTRK is encoded by the exons ATGAAAATTATTTTAGTCcttaatcaaaataataatgaGCATAATGATGAACATAATATTAATGACCATTACATTTCAGCTTTAACACCCACTGCTATTGCAAACTGTATTCCTTGTATAGAACACTTGAACGGAACTAATTTTGCATCGTGGAAAGATCAAATTAAGATTTCCCTCGGCATAACTGATTTGGACTATGctttaagatttgatcaacctgCACCTCTTACCGACGAAACTACGGTTGAACAAAAGAGGACTTATGATATATGGGAAAGATCAAATCGCATGTCCCTAATGATAATGAAGAATTCTATATCGCCTGCTATTCGAAGAGCCATTCCTGACTCCGAAAATGCTAAAGAATTCTTAGAATTTGTCAAGAAACAATTTAAGGGCTCATCTAAATCTCATGCGAGTACCCTTATTCTTAAGATGCTTACCACGAAGTATGATGGTGTTAGTGGGGTACGTGAGCACATCATGATGACGAATGACATGGCCTCAAAATTAAAGGGCATGGACATGGAAATATCTGAAGGTTTTCTCGTTCATTTCATTATGACATCTCTCCCATCCCAGTTTGGTCCTTTTAAGATCAACTATAACACTCAAAAGGAGAAATGGAAAATGTGCGAGTTAATTGCCATGTGTGTCGAAGAAGAGGAAAGGTTGAAAATTGAAAAACCAGATGTTGCTCACCTCACCACCGCTAAGACTACTCGTAAGAAAGTTTTCAAAAATAATAAAGGTTCAAAATGGGAGAAAGGAAGTTCCGCAAAAGAAAGTTCTTTAAAGGCAAGTGCAAGTAAGAGAAAGGAAACTGGTCCAAAATGTAAGTTTTGCAAGAAACATGGACACATTCAAAGAGAATGCCCAAAGTTTCGAGAATGGTTAGACAAGAAA GGATTCCTTTCAAAGAAGCAGCTACAAAAGGGGGAAAGAATCATTAAGGTCGGTAATGGAGATGAGTTACATGTTGAAGCTATTGGGACTCTCTTATTATTTTTAGAGGGTGGTTTCAATTTGTACTTAAATAATACACTTTATGTTCCATTAATGACTCGGAACCTTATTTCTGTTTCTAAACTTGATCGTTTTGGTTATGTTTTTAAGTTTGGGCATAATTGTTTGGAAGTGTATTTTGATTCTCATATTGTCGGTACTGGTTCATTAGAAAATGACCTCTATAAGCTTCATTTAGATAACAACTTTGCGGAATCCCTATTGACCATGGACGTAAATGTAATCGCTAATGGAAAAAGGAAAAAAACTAGAAAATGA
- the LOC139898164 gene encoding F-box/kelch-repeat protein At3g06240-like — protein sequence MATDGLPDEIVVNILARLPPKPLIRFRCVSKYWQSMLMDPYFMKLRSRKIIVLFLGKTLQFIDINVPTDDRTYSIFECSSPLEQLGLKQTCAQVIGSFNGLVVMVNVNAFVLYNRFTGEFKKLPSPPAPNHWNCGYGFGYGATPNDLKIVRFKLSSDICDVYDFRRNSWSSFNTEIYDIRLFQYPVGTFVNGYLYWVNTNTSTYNKELIVLSVKDMVLSKRILPCTCNIECLGTINGCLCLLKKITNSSRFELWVMKEHDIESSWMNTHSFMLDSIESFNSRILKIMDDGRILMLNRSEQLIIYDISKSTYKTLKISLGDNYSYSSFQCVEYVETLVSPLEIGRQKEEIKEDKEKNLQMRCFRFTCLLAVSIIIWSFR from the coding sequence ATGGCTACCGACGGTCTACCTGATGAGATTGTTGTTAACATACTTGCTAGGCTTCCACCAAAGCCATTGATACGGTTTCGGTGCGTATCCAAGTATTGGCAATCCATGCTTATGGACCCGTACTTTATGAAGTTGAGATCTCGCAAAATCATCGTTCTTTTTTTAGGTAAAACCTTACAATTCATAGACATAAATGTACCGACTGATGACCGCACTTATTCGATATTCGAGTGCTCTAGTCCACTAGAACAATTAGGTCTCAAACAAACGTGTGCTCAAGTTATTGGATCGTTTAATGGGTTAGTCGTAATGGTCAATGTAAATGCTTTCGTTTTATACAACCGTTTTACCGGTGAGTTCAAGAAACTTCCAAGTCCGCCTGCTCCGAATCATTGGAATTGTGGATACGGATTTGGCTACGGTGCTACTCCGAATGATCTAAAAATTGTTAGGTTTAAACTCTCTTCCGATATTTGTGACGTCTATGACTTCAGAAGGAATTCGTGGAGCTCATTTAATACAGAAATATACGACATTAGGTTGTTTCAATATCCGGTGGGTACATTTGTAAATGGATATCTGTATTGGGTTAATACAAATACAAGTACTTACAATAAGGAGTTGATTGTCCTCAGTGTTAAAGATATGGTCCTTTCTAAGAGAATCCTACCATGTACTTGCAACATTGAATGTTTAGGTACAATAAATGGATGCCTTTGTTTGCTCAAAAAGATCACTAATTCATCGAGATTCGAGTTGTGGGTGATGAAGGAACATGACATTGAGAGTTCATGGATGAATACACATTCATTTATGTTAGATTCTATAGAATCTTTTAACTCCCGCATTCTTAAGATTATGGATGATGGAAGAATTCTTATGCTGAATCGCTCCGAGCAACTAATTATCTACGATATTTCAAAAAGCACGTATAAAACGCTTAAGATATCGTTAGGTGACAACTATAGTTACTCTAGTTTTCAGTGCGTAGAGTACGTGGAGACTTTGGTTTCACCTCTTGAGATTGGAAGACAGAAAGAAGAAATCAAAGAAGATAAAGAGAAAAATCTGCAAATGCGATGTTTTAGGTTCACTTGCTTATTAGCAGTGAGTATTATCATTTGGTCGTTTCGTTGA